In a genomic window of Methanogenium sp. S4BF:
- the uvrC gene encoding excinuclease ABC subunit UvrC: MIDYLSLPSDPGCYLFKDDTDTVIYVGKARNLKKRVGSYFSRTVRDPKTAAMVAAAVSLDFIVTKKEVEALILENSLIKRLQPKFNIDLKDSKRYAYIHLTDEPYPRIHYIRDTTQGGDYFGPFVSAKDRDQVLHVLKKTFRIRSCRKIPKRPCLRYHIGTCSGPCVGAVTEEEYTHQISRAREVLKGHSAALIEVLKAEMEAASQVQNFEKALELRDQIESVQKLSERQAVERLKKTDEDIINYQIRNEMVYLILFSVYKGVLGEKQEFSFPYQATAIEEFMVQYYGENEPPSELILPEAPDDAVGEYLSLQKGKKVKISVPQRGDKKDLLEIVSRNIETTFFGGGGKVDALRKRLRLPEPPEIIECFDISHHAGSAMVGSMVQFRYGVPDKRNYRRFRIRTVEGIDDFAAIKEVVHRRYSRIRDENGEFPDLIIIDGGKGQLHAAEEALKNLNLSIPLISVAKREEEIYVPHFQHPLPIKQNEKVSLFIQEIRDEAHRFAVTYNRTLMKKKIRHDQV; this comes from the coding sequence ATGATTGATTACCTCTCCCTCCCGTCGGACCCCGGCTGCTACCTGTTCAAGGATGATACGGATACGGTCATCTATGTGGGCAAGGCCAGGAATCTGAAGAAGAGGGTGGGCAGTTATTTTTCCCGCACAGTCAGGGATCCCAAGACCGCGGCGATGGTCGCTGCTGCTGTCAGCCTCGATTTTATCGTCACCAAAAAAGAGGTGGAGGCGCTTATCCTTGAGAATTCGCTCATAAAACGTCTTCAGCCAAAGTTCAATATCGACCTGAAAGATTCCAAACGGTATGCTTATATTCACCTGACTGATGAACCGTATCCCCGTATTCACTATATCCGGGATACAACACAGGGCGGAGACTATTTTGGCCCGTTTGTATCCGCAAAAGACCGGGACCAGGTCCTGCACGTCCTGAAAAAGACGTTCCGCATCAGATCCTGCAGAAAAATCCCTAAACGCCCCTGTCTGCGGTATCATATCGGGACCTGTTCCGGGCCATGTGTAGGGGCGGTCACTGAAGAAGAGTATACCCACCAGATATCCCGCGCCCGTGAGGTCTTAAAAGGACATTCTGCCGCACTCATAGAGGTTCTGAAAGCAGAGATGGAAGCGGCATCACAGGTGCAGAACTTTGAAAAAGCGCTTGAACTGCGGGATCAGATAGAATCCGTTCAAAAACTCTCCGAGAGGCAGGCAGTGGAACGGTTGAAAAAGACCGATGAGGATATCATCAATTATCAGATCCGCAACGAGATGGTGTATCTGATTCTCTTTTCCGTCTACAAGGGGGTTCTGGGGGAAAAGCAGGAATTCAGTTTTCCGTATCAGGCAACCGCTATCGAGGAGTTCATGGTGCAGTATTACGGGGAGAATGAGCCTCCGTCCGAATTAATCCTCCCGGAGGCGCCGGATGATGCAGTCGGTGAGTATCTGTCACTCCAGAAAGGAAAGAAAGTTAAAATATCAGTTCCACAGCGGGGAGACAAAAAAGACCTGCTCGAGATTGTGTCCCGGAATATTGAGACGACCTTTTTCGGGGGAGGGGGGAAGGTAGACGCCCTCAGGAAACGCCTGCGTCTGCCGGAACCGCCGGAGATCATCGAATGTTTCGATATATCCCATCATGCCGGGAGTGCGATGGTCGGGTCCATGGTGCAGTTCCGGTACGGGGTGCCTGACAAGAGAAACTATCGCCGGTTCAGGATACGCACCGTAGAAGGAATTGATGATTTTGCCGCAATAAAAGAGGTGGTGCATCGGAGGTACTCCCGCATCCGGGACGAAAACGGGGAGTTCCCCGATCTGATTATTATTGACGGCGGAAAAGGCCAGCTTCATGCAGCAGAAGAAGCCCTGAAAAACCTGAATCTCAGCATTCCGCTGATTTCGGTTGCCAAACGTGAGGAGGAGATCTATGTGCCGCATTTTCAGCATCCGCTCCCCATCAAACAGAACGAAAAAGTATCCCTGTTTATTCAGGAGATCCGTGACGAGGCGCATCGGTTTGCCGTAACCTATAACCGGACCCTCATGAAAAAGAAGATCAGGCATGACCAGGTTTAA
- the uvrA gene encoding excinuclease ABC subunit UvrA encodes MDHITIRGAREHNLQNVTLDLPRDRFIVITGVSGSGKSTLAFDTIYAEGQRRYVESLSAYARQFLGLMNKPDVDSIEGLSPAISIEQKTTSKNPRSTVGTVTEIYDYLRLLFARIGTPYCPEHGIKIESQSPERIADAIESDFSGEVTILSPIIRQKKGTYQQLIKDLNEEGYVRARVDGTIIRTDEEIQLERYVKHDIEIVLDRCMNDDRSRLVEAVENAVHKSDGLVIVAGKDGEKEHIYSSRMACPVCGISFEELQPRMFSFNSPFGACEECKGLGIRMELDPDLIIPERDKSIADGAVALYRNFLDGYRIQYLAAVAKHYGFTIFTPIADLSDEQYRALMYGSDEKIEFRMNMKGGEGHWAHNGTWEGLLPQAERLYGQTKSEYRRRELEKFMRISGCPSCNGQRLKPKVLAIRIDGKSIIDVTDLSISSCSAFFRDLTLTAKEEEIARQVLKEIHSRLGFLEEVGLGYITLSRAAGTLSGGEAQRIRLATQIGSNLMGVLYVLDEPSIGLHQRDNHRLIETLQHLRDLGNTLIVVEHDEDTIRQADHVVDMGPGAGIHGGRVVAAGTPAEIEQNAESLTGRYLSGAEFIPVPDRRRISHEYIHLLGCTENNLKNVDAHIPQGVFTVVTGMSGSGKSTLIYDTLYRALMKTIHKSSVTPGKYRSIAFDTQPDKVIVIDQSPIGRTPRSNPATYTKVFDEIRKVFAGTKEAKMRGYKPGRFSFNVKGGRCEACSGDGLIKIEMNFLPDVYVECEECKGKRYNAETLEVRFREKTIADVLEMTVDEGVELFENHPSILQKLKTLQKVGLGYIKLGQSSTTLSGGEAQRIKLTRELSKKGTGKTIYLLDEPTTGLHFHDVKKLIGVLNELVEKGNTVIVIEHNLDMIKSADYLIDLGPEGGEYGGEILISGTPEEVAAEKRSYTGVYLRPLLQA; translated from the coding sequence ATGGATCATATTACCATACGCGGAGCACGGGAACACAACCTGCAGAACGTAACACTGGACCTCCCACGGGACCGGTTTATCGTTATTACCGGTGTTTCCGGGTCCGGAAAATCAACCCTCGCCTTCGACACCATATATGCGGAAGGGCAGCGGCGGTATGTGGAGTCACTCTCCGCCTATGCCCGGCAGTTTCTTGGCCTCATGAATAAGCCGGATGTCGACTCCATCGAAGGCCTCTCCCCCGCAATATCCATTGAACAGAAGACAACCTCGAAAAATCCACGCAGTACGGTCGGTACCGTCACCGAAATCTATGACTACCTCCGCCTGCTCTTTGCACGCATCGGGACGCCCTACTGCCCGGAGCATGGCATCAAAATTGAATCACAGTCGCCGGAGCGGATCGCAGATGCAATTGAATCCGACTTCTCCGGTGAAGTGACCATCCTCTCGCCTATCATCCGCCAGAAGAAGGGGACCTACCAGCAGCTGATAAAAGACCTGAACGAAGAGGGATATGTCCGTGCCAGAGTAGACGGGACTATTATCCGGACAGATGAAGAGATTCAGCTGGAACGGTATGTGAAGCATGACATCGAGATTGTCCTTGACCGGTGCATGAATGATGACCGGTCCCGGCTGGTGGAGGCCGTGGAAAATGCGGTGCACAAATCCGATGGCCTTGTCATTGTTGCAGGGAAAGACGGGGAGAAAGAACACATTTACTCCTCCCGGATGGCGTGCCCTGTCTGCGGCATCTCATTTGAAGAACTCCAGCCACGCATGTTCTCCTTCAACAGCCCGTTCGGTGCCTGTGAGGAGTGCAAGGGACTTGGAATCCGGATGGAACTGGACCCTGACCTGATTATCCCGGAACGGGACAAATCAATCGCCGACGGGGCGGTGGCCCTCTACCGCAATTTCCTGGACGGATACCGGATCCAGTACCTCGCAGCGGTTGCAAAACACTATGGATTCACCATCTTCACGCCGATTGCCGACCTGAGCGACGAGCAGTACCGGGCCCTGATGTATGGGTCTGATGAGAAGATTGAGTTCCGGATGAATATGAAAGGCGGCGAGGGGCACTGGGCGCATAATGGCACATGGGAGGGCCTCCTGCCCCAGGCAGAGCGTCTCTACGGACAGACAAAGTCTGAATACCGCCGCAGGGAACTGGAAAAATTCATGCGGATATCCGGCTGCCCCTCCTGCAACGGACAGCGCCTGAAACCGAAGGTGCTTGCCATCCGTATTGACGGCAAGTCCATCATTGATGTGACAGACCTCTCCATCAGCAGCTGCAGTGCATTCTTCCGGGACCTCACCCTCACGGCAAAAGAAGAAGAGATCGCACGGCAGGTCTTAAAAGAGATCCATTCACGGCTGGGATTTTTGGAAGAGGTCGGCCTTGGCTATATCACGCTCTCCCGTGCGGCAGGCACCCTCTCCGGCGGGGAGGCGCAGCGCATCCGTCTTGCAACCCAGATCGGTTCTAATCTGATGGGGGTATTATACGTCCTTGACGAGCCATCCATCGGCCTGCATCAGCGGGACAACCACCGCCTGATTGAGACCCTGCAGCACCTGCGTGATCTGGGAAATACCCTCATTGTGGTTGAGCATGATGAGGATACCATCCGGCAGGCAGACCATGTCGTGGATATGGGACCGGGAGCGGGCATCCACGGCGGCAGAGTCGTTGCGGCAGGCACCCCGGCTGAGATCGAGCAGAACGCCGAGTCTCTCACCGGGAGGTACCTCTCCGGTGCGGAATTCATTCCCGTCCCGGACCGGCGCCGTATCTCCCATGAATATATCCATCTGCTGGGATGCACGGAAAACAACCTGAAGAATGTGGATGCCCACATCCCGCAGGGGGTATTTACGGTCGTTACCGGCATGTCGGGGAGCGGAAAATCAACCCTCATCTATGACACCCTGTACCGGGCACTGATGAAGACCATCCACAAATCGAGTGTGACACCGGGCAAGTACCGTTCCATCGCGTTTGACACACAGCCCGACAAAGTCATTGTCATCGATCAAAGCCCGATCGGACGGACGCCACGGTCAAATCCTGCCACCTACACAAAGGTGTTTGATGAAATCCGCAAGGTCTTTGCCGGCACCAAAGAGGCAAAGATGCGGGGATATAAACCCGGCCGTTTCTCCTTCAATGTCAAAGGAGGACGGTGTGAGGCTTGCAGCGGCGATGGGCTCATCAAGATTGAGATGAATTTCCTGCCGGACGTATATGTGGAATGTGAGGAGTGCAAAGGGAAGCGCTACAACGCAGAAACACTCGAGGTCCGGTTCAGGGAAAAGACGATCGCAGATGTCCTCGAAATGACGGTCGATGAGGGCGTCGAACTGTTCGAAAATCACCCATCCATTCTGCAGAAGCTCAAAACCCTGCAGAAAGTCGGGCTGGGCTATATCAAACTGGGCCAGAGTTCGACCACCCTTTCGGGAGGAGAGGCGCAGCGGATTAAACTGACCCGTGAACTGTCCAAAAAAGGGACGGGGAAGACCATCTATCTCCTGGATGAACCCACTACCGGCCTGCATTTCCATGATGTAAAGAAGCTGATCGGGGTGCTGAATGAACTGGTCGAAAAGGGGAATACGGTCATTGTCATCGAGCATAATCTGGATATGATAAAATCGGCCGACTACCTGATTGATCTGGGACCGGAGGGCGGTGAGTATGGTGGTGAGATTCTTATATCCGGCACCCCGGAAGAAGTGGCGGCTGAAAAGAGAAGTTATACCGGAGTTTATCTTCGACCCCTGCTGCAGGCATGA
- a CDS encoding DNA-deoxyinosine glycosylase, translating into MNDYFASGLAPVSGAHPHVLILGSYPSELSLQRHQYYGNPRNQFWRIMGMVLSFRSDFPELPYQNRLNCLTAHGIAIWDVLASCSRKGSSDSSICDTIPNDIRRFLADHPSIRCIALNGKTGAGHWFQRYFSDLLNDEDRGLRVISLPSTSPAYAGMSLEGKAVIWRQITEVCMKSE; encoded by the coding sequence GTGAATGATTACTTCGCATCAGGACTTGCACCGGTTTCCGGTGCTCATCCGCATGTCCTGATTCTGGGCAGTTATCCGAGTGAACTGTCGTTGCAGCGGCATCAGTACTACGGCAATCCCCGGAATCAGTTCTGGAGAATAATGGGAATGGTTCTCTCATTCCGTTCTGATTTTCCGGAACTGCCCTACCAGAACCGGCTGAACTGCCTGACCGCCCATGGCATTGCCATCTGGGATGTGCTTGCGTCATGTTCGCGCAAGGGCAGCAGTGACAGCTCAATCTGTGATACCATACCAAATGATATTCGCCGTTTTTTAGCGGACCACCCTTCAATCCGCTGCATTGCCTTAAACGGAAAGACGGGTGCAGGACACTGGTTTCAGCGGTATTTTTCTGATCTCCTGAACGATGAAGACAGGGGACTGAGGGTGATATCCCTTCCGTCAACCTCTCCCGCCTATGCAGGGATGAGCCTTGAAGGGAAGGCTGTTATCTGGCGGCAGATAACTGAAGTTTGCATGAAATCTGAATGA
- a CDS encoding pyridoxamine 5'-phosphate oxidase family protein, protein MSEKIVDNKVIEKILSDAPYLRLGLCNNGRPYIVPMSFGYRDGAIYLHSSITGTKMDFLRSNKHVCFEVDLYYETLRGDHPCSYNMKYQSVVGFGTAAILDNEQQIKDGIACIIDRYHGEEYCVDDLNLTQVAVIRIDIEELHGKQNGMDSE, encoded by the coding sequence ATGAGCGAAAAAATCGTGGATAACAAAGTGATTGAGAAGATATTGTCAGATGCACCGTATTTACGTCTCGGTCTCTGCAACAATGGGCGGCCCTATATCGTGCCGATGTCTTTCGGATACAGAGACGGAGCCATTTATCTGCACAGTTCAATAACCGGGACAAAAATGGACTTTCTCAGAAGCAACAAACATGTCTGTTTTGAAGTTGATTTGTATTATGAAACACTTCGCGGCGACCATCCCTGTTCATACAATATGAAGTATCAAAGCGTCGTTGGCTTCGGAACAGCAGCAATACTTGACAATGAACAGCAGATAAAAGACGGGATTGCCTGTATCATTGACCGTTATCACGGCGAAGAATATTGTGTCGATGATCTGAACCTGACTCAGGTGGCAGTCATTCGTATCGATATTGAAGAGCTGCATGGAAAACAGAATGGAATGGACAGCGAATAA
- a CDS encoding class I SAM-dependent methyltransferase, with protein sequence MARDTEEEAGMQWDSVKMAADYDDMTARIVPGMEYFYGAVTDAIPKHSVRVLELGCGTGILTARIRSIHPEAAVICIDSSEAMLAVARQKTELESVIMIMGDIREPWPAGPYDAVVSSFCFPALESHEQQTVLRRAYRALRPGGVCITGCVVRPPTADEEQCQLARWETFMQDAGLDPEEAQRQRASWDGARERIPTPDGFREMLEAAGFSEIRCPYHRGLYAVFIGIR encoded by the coding sequence ATGGCGAGGGACACTGAGGAAGAGGCAGGCATGCAGTGGGACTCTGTAAAAATGGCGGCAGACTATGACGACATGACCGCACGGATCGTCCCCGGGATGGAATACTTCTATGGTGCTGTCACCGATGCCATCCCGAAGCATAGCGTCCGGGTGCTTGAACTTGGCTGCGGTACCGGTATCCTCACCGCCCGAATCCGATCAATTCACCCGGAGGCAGCTGTCATCTGCATTGATAGTTCTGAGGCCATGCTTGCGGTTGCCCGGCAGAAAACGGAGCTTGAGAGCGTCATAATGATAATGGGAGATATCCGGGAGCCGTGGCCGGCCGGGCCGTACGATGCCGTGGTGAGCTCCTTCTGCTTTCCTGCCCTTGAATCCCACGAACAGCAGACGGTGCTCAGACGGGCATATCGTGCACTTCGCCCCGGCGGCGTCTGCATCACGGGATGTGTTGTACGGCCCCCGACTGCAGATGAGGAGCAATGCCAGCTGGCCCGCTGGGAGACGTTCATGCAGGATGCCGGCCTTGACCCGGAAGAAGCACAGCGGCAGCGTGCATCATGGGACGGGGCACGGGAACGAATACCCACGCCGGACGGATTCCGGGAGATGCTGGAGGCAGCGGGATTCTCAGAAATCCGGTGCCCGTATCACCGTGGGCTGTATGCTGTCTTTATCGGGATACGGTAG
- a CDS encoding PAS domain S-box protein yields MIHICIVWDRTPESAYRGPSVESAGFIQTTSVSADGFLHHPHVPDSCNAVFLIGTVADSSFCATAKIIREHCAGLPLIITTTAEGMEPGGIRAFGWDLFADLWLVRTPEEDVFSERLWQQFFCLFEKMPETSDDIFRTFKTIADHANYGIVITSPDATIFYTNAWFAAMYGYSQEELIGRNIGDLYQFRPEAFAEFKRRLFEQHHLELEELNAYRKDGSIVPTQAYLQVLSDEEGAPLYVSGIVVDITERKKAEQELEIARYSIENASDEVYWILRDGRFFNANKEACRMLGYTREELLTLSVFDINPDFSKADWETHWHYISEKKNVRIESRHLTKDRRIYPVEISANYSRYGDCEFNSAFVRDITARKQAEEELLKSEEKLRLKLDSILSPDYPVEEAEFRNIIDSDAIQSLMDDFYTLTGIGIAILDLNGNILISTGWQDICTKFHRVNPETQKNCFESDVALTTGATSGEIRYYKCKNNMWDTVTPIFVGGKHMGNLFLGQFFYDDEEVDIRIFTEQAERYGFDTEAYLAALERVPRWSHEKVQTAMVFYQKFARMISDLSYSNLKLAALVEHHKQTEEELTFSEQKYRSYIDSSPEGVFVTDAGGHYREVNQAACDLLGYTGDELLAMNITQLVLPEDLDEARQGFRMLQETGHLKSETRLLKKDGSICTVNLSAIVLPNGMSLGFTSDITERRQAEERIYHLNRLLASIRNVNQLIVQEKDPQVLTEKTCGALTGVGGYENVWIVLFDRDGKTQSIAVSDSGDTFRPMLEYLKEGNLTGCAKRAIATGEVVVTDDPTKTCTDCPLPWSYKKMSGLTKRLESDGTVYGIISTYVSRELARDTEEQELFAEVAGDLGFALYSIELEEKRRKAEEEILEKNNSLKAAYQDLAAGEEKLREYLKDLVVSQQELRETERRLSQIIEFLPDATFAIDTNGRVIAWNKAIEAMTGIPASEMLGEGNYEYGYRVYGKRRPILIDLMLHTELRDQIEYPVWYEEGDTLVAENYVPHLYKERGAYVWFTACRLYDSEGNVTGAIESIRDITLMKEAEHQILETSHALEERVKELTCLREISEITLQKPSDEELFYGILPAIQAAMQYPADTGVAVQTDGHTYQTEGFQETGPVIDNTIFVDTRVFGTITVRYLRDHSDEESFLPEERSLLKIISERISNYLSRRSAEVRLRESEEKFRELFSNMSSGVAVYDVTEDGSDFIFRDINKAAEAIDDIRREDVIGKSIFAVFPGAEAFGLPAVLRRVFETGKPEYLPLAEYKDESIQGWRENYVYRLPSGEVVAVYDDQTEKKRAEDALIENEQKYHEIFNNINEAVFLHEVLADNSRGFFVEVNDVACSRLGYSREELLNLTVADINTGPVRKEDAARVIALQTGNTISFDAEHVRKDGSVFPVHVNARMIELRGRHFILSLVRDLTEEREARDREATALRQIEQNLMQLGTLNDEIRNPLAVITGIIGFSDEEVAEPILKQVRAIDDIVHRLDQGWLESEKIREYLKKHHGIF; encoded by the coding sequence ATGATCCATATATGTATCGTATGGGACCGGACGCCTGAATCAGCGTATCGGGGACCTTCGGTAGAATCAGCCGGGTTTATTCAGACGACTTCGGTATCCGCCGATGGTTTTTTGCATCACCCCCACGTTCCGGATTCATGTAATGCTGTCTTCCTGATTGGAACGGTGGCCGACAGCTCATTTTGTGCAACCGCAAAAATTATTCGGGAGCACTGTGCCGGTCTCCCTCTGATCATCACCACAACAGCGGAAGGGATGGAACCCGGTGGTATACGTGCGTTTGGCTGGGATCTCTTTGCCGACCTCTGGCTTGTACGCACACCGGAAGAGGATGTTTTTTCCGAACGCCTCTGGCAGCAGTTTTTCTGTCTCTTTGAAAAAATGCCGGAAACATCTGACGATATATTCAGGACGTTCAAAACAATTGCAGACCATGCAAATTACGGGATTGTCATCACCAGTCCGGATGCGACCATCTTCTATACAAATGCCTGGTTTGCAGCGATGTACGGGTATTCTCAGGAAGAGCTGATCGGGAGAAATATCGGTGATCTCTATCAGTTCCGGCCCGAGGCGTTCGCTGAATTTAAACGCCGCTTATTTGAACAGCACCATCTTGAGCTTGAGGAACTGAACGCATACCGGAAGGACGGGAGCATCGTCCCGACGCAGGCATATCTTCAGGTTCTGAGTGATGAGGAGGGGGCGCCCCTTTATGTTTCCGGCATCGTTGTTGACATAACAGAGCGGAAGAAGGCAGAGCAGGAACTGGAGATTGCCCGGTACTCCATAGAAAACGCATCCGATGAAGTCTACTGGATTCTCCGGGACGGACGATTCTTTAATGCCAACAAAGAGGCGTGCCGGATGCTGGGATACACCAGAGAGGAACTCCTTACGCTTTCTGTGTTTGATATAAATCCGGACTTTTCGAAAGCTGACTGGGAAACGCATTGGCATTACATCAGTGAGAAGAAGAATGTGCGGATAGAGTCCCGCCATCTGACAAAAGACCGGAGGATATATCCGGTTGAGATTTCTGCCAATTATTCCAGGTATGGAGATTGTGAGTTCAACTCTGCCTTTGTCCGTGATATTACCGCACGCAAACAGGCCGAAGAGGAATTGCTAAAAAGTGAGGAGAAACTCCGCCTCAAGCTTGACTCAATTCTCTCACCGGATTATCCTGTTGAGGAAGCGGAGTTTCGCAATATCATCGACAGCGACGCGATACAGTCACTGATGGATGATTTTTACACACTAACGGGCATTGGCATCGCCATTCTTGATCTAAACGGGAATATTCTGATCTCTACCGGATGGCAGGATATCTGTACAAAATTTCACCGGGTCAATCCTGAAACGCAAAAAAACTGTTTTGAAAGTGATGTCGCACTGACAACGGGTGCGACTTCAGGTGAAATCCGGTATTATAAATGTAAAAATAATATGTGGGACACGGTAACGCCGATCTTTGTCGGAGGGAAGCATATGGGCAATCTCTTTCTTGGGCAGTTTTTTTATGACGATGAAGAGGTTGACATCCGCATATTTACTGAACAGGCAGAACGATATGGATTTGATACAGAAGCGTATCTTGCTGCTCTTGAACGTGTTCCGCGATGGAGCCATGAGAAAGTGCAGACAGCAATGGTATTTTACCAGAAGTTTGCCCGCATGATCTCGGATCTGAGTTACAGCAATCTCAAACTGGCAGCCCTGGTGGAGCATCATAAGCAGACTGAAGAAGAACTCACCTTTTCTGAACAGAAATATCGGAGTTATATTGACAGCTCACCGGAGGGGGTCTTTGTCACTGATGCAGGGGGCCACTATCGTGAAGTCAATCAGGCGGCGTGTGATCTCTTGGGGTATACCGGGGATGAACTTCTCGCGATGAATATCACCCAACTTGTACTGCCGGAAGACCTGGACGAAGCACGCCAGGGTTTCCGGATGTTGCAGGAGACCGGTCATTTAAAGTCCGAGACACGCCTGCTGAAAAAAGACGGGAGTATCTGTACCGTCAATCTGAGTGCCATCGTGCTCCCCAACGGGATGTCTCTTGGATTTACATCTGATATCACCGAACGCAGACAGGCGGAAGAGCGGATTTATCACCTGAACAGACTGCTGGCCTCTATCCGAAATGTGAATCAGCTGATTGTGCAGGAAAAAGATCCCCAGGTACTGACAGAAAAAACCTGCGGGGCCCTGACCGGGGTAGGAGGGTATGAAAATGTCTGGATTGTCCTGTTTGACAGGGATGGTAAAACACAGTCCATAGCAGTATCAGACTCCGGCGATACGTTCCGGCCGATGCTTGAGTACCTGAAGGAAGGCAACCTCACCGGGTGTGCAAAGAGGGCAATCGCGACAGGTGAGGTTGTGGTAACCGATGATCCCACGAAGACCTGCACCGACTGCCCGCTCCCCTGGTCCTATAAAAAGATGAGTGGACTAACGAAACGTCTTGAGTCTGACGGCACCGTCTATGGGATCATTTCCACCTATGTCTCCCGTGAACTGGCACGTGACACTGAGGAGCAGGAACTCTTCGCTGAGGTGGCCGGCGATCTGGGATTTGCCCTGTACAGCATTGAACTCGAGGAGAAACGCCGGAAGGCAGAGGAGGAGATTCTGGAGAAGAATAATTCCCTGAAGGCGGCGTATCAGGATCTTGCAGCAGGTGAAGAGAAACTGCGTGAGTATCTGAAGGATCTGGTAGTGAGTCAGCAGGAGTTGCGGGAGACCGAACGCCGCCTTTCGCAGATTATCGAGTTCCTGCCGGATGCTACGTTTGCCATTGATACGAACGGCCGTGTTATCGCGTGGAATAAGGCTATAGAGGCGATGACGGGCATTCCTGCGTCTGAGATGCTGGGTGAGGGGAACTATGAATATGGGTATCGGGTCTATGGAAAACGCCGGCCGATTCTGATTGATCTCATGCTTCATACAGAACTTCGTGATCAAATTGAGTATCCGGTATGGTATGAAGAGGGAGATACGCTGGTTGCAGAAAATTATGTGCCCCATCTCTATAAGGAAAGGGGAGCCTATGTCTGGTTTACTGCGTGCCGTCTCTACGATTCTGAAGGGAATGTCACCGGCGCCATTGAATCCATTCGTGATATCACCTTGATGAAAGAGGCTGAACACCAGATCCTTGAGACCTCGCATGCCCTGGAAGAGCGTGTGAAAGAGCTGACCTGCCTGCGGGAGATCTCAGAAATCACTCTCCAAAAACCCTCTGATGAAGAGTTATTTTACGGAATCCTTCCTGCCATTCAGGCAGCGATGCAGTATCCTGCGGATACGGGTGTTGCGGTGCAGACCGATGGTCATACGTACCAGACGGAAGGGTTTCAGGAAACCGGACCGGTGATCGACAACACGATTTTTGTGGATACCCGTGTGTTTGGGACGATCACGGTGAGGTACCTGCGAGACCATTCTGATGAGGAATCTTTCCTGCCTGAAGAACGTTCGCTCTTAAAGATCATCAGTGAACGTATCAGTAATTATCTGAGCAGGCGGTCTGCTGAAGTCCGTCTCCGGGAGAGCGAGGAGAAGTTCCGGGAGCTCTTCAGCAATATGAGCAGTGGTGTGGCGGTATATGATGTGACCGAAGACGGAAGTGACTTCATCTTCCGGGACATCAACAAGGCAGCAGAAGCGATTGATGATATTCGGCGGGAGGATGTAATCGGGAAAAGTATCTTTGCAGTCTTCCCCGGTGCTGAGGCGTTTGGCCTGCCTGCTGTCCTGCGCAGGGTCTTTGAAACAGGGAAACCGGAATATTTGCCCCTTGCAGAGTATAAAGACGAATCTATTCAGGGGTGGCGTGAGAATTACGTGTACCGGTTGCCGTCCGGAGAGGTTGTCGCGGTGTATGATGATCAGACAGAGAAGAAACGGGCAGAGGATGCCCTTATCGAGAATGAACAAAAATACCACGAGATTTTCAATAATATTAACGAAGCCGTTTTTCTGCATGAGGTGCTGGCAGATAATAGTCGGGGATTTTTTGTGGAGGTTAATGATGTTGCCTGCAGTCGTCTGGGATATTCCCGTGAAGAACTCCTGAACCTTACTGTTGCTGATATCAATACCGGGCCGGTCAGAAAAGAAGATGCGGCACGGGTTATCGCACTTCAGACCGGTAACACGATTTCGTTTGATGCTGAACACGTGCGAAAAGACGGGTCCGTATTCCCGGTGCATGTGAACGCCCGGATGATTGAGCTTCGTGGCCGTCATTTCATTCTGTCGCTCGTTCGTGATCTGACGGAGGAACGTGAAGCCCGGGACCGGGAGGCGACCGCTCTCCGCCAGATAGAACAGAATCTGATGCAGCTTGGGACATTAAATGACGAAATCAGGAACCCCCTTGCGGTTATTACCGGTATCATCGGCTTTTCTGATGAGGAGGTGGCTGAACCCATCCTGAAACAGGTCCGGGCCATTGATGATATCGTGCACCGTCTGGATCAGGGCTGGCTGGAATCTGAGAAAATACGGGAATACCTGAAAAAACATCATGGTATTTTTTAG